The Pagrus major chromosome 17, Pma_NU_1.0 genome includes a region encoding these proteins:
- the ubr5 gene encoding E3 ubiquitin-protein ligase UBR5 isoform X5, with the protein MTSIHFVVHPLPGTEDQLNDRLREVSEKLNKYSYNSHPHLSLLEQATLKQCVVGPNHAGFLLEDGRVCRISFAVQPDRLELSKPDGSDGSKLSSGSGTGRSSRPGRTSDPPWFLSGSDTLGRLAGNTLGSRWSSGVNGGSGGGGSGGGAGGGGAGGGSSGGGGSGGGGGGGGTSGRSSTAARDSRRQTRVIRTGRDRGSGLLGSQPQPVIPASVIPEELITQAQVVLQGKSRSVIIRELQRTNLDVNLAVNNLLSRDDEDGDDGDDTASESYLPGEDLMSLLDADIHSAHPSVIIDADAMFSEDISYFGYPSFRRSSLSRLGSSRVLLLPLERDSELLRERESVLRLRERRWLDGASFDTERGSTSREGEPSLDKKSIPVQSPVSLGEELQWWPDKDGVKFVSIGAMFSELVAVSSKGELYQWKWSEPEPYRNAQNPSVHHPRVSFLGLANEKITLLSANSIRATVATETNKVATWVDDTLSTVASKLEHSAQAFPELQGERMVSLHCCALYTCAQLENSLYWWGVVPFSQRKKMLEKARAKNKKPKSSAGISSIPNITVGTQVCLRNNPLYHAGAVAFSVSAGIPKVGVLLESVWNMNDSCRFQLRSPESLKNMEKTTKTQEIKTESKPELVKTEMGPPPSPASTCSDTSSIASSASLPYKRRRSTPAPKEEEKVNEEQWPLREVVFVEDVKNVPVGKVLKVDGAYVAVKFPGTSSSMSNQSTAAPTDSDPSSLLQDCRLLRIDELQVVKTGGTPKVPDCFQRTPKKLCIPEKAEILAVNVDSKGVHAVLKTGNWVRYCIFDLATGKAEQENNFPTSNLAFLGQSERNVAIFTAGQESPIILRDGNGTIYPMAKDCMGGIRDPDWLDLPPINSLGMGVHSLANLPSNSTIKKKAAIIIMAVEKQTLMQHVLRCDYEACRQYLVNLEQAFLLDQGSQALGALLDHRCDGNRNILHAAVSVCFPVSNKETKEEEEAERSERNTFAERLSAVEAIANAISVVSSNSSGNRTGSSSSRGLRLREMMRRSLRAAGLGRHESGPSSSDHQDPVSPPIAPPSWVPDPPPMDPDGDIDFILAPAVGSLTTASTGTSQGPSTSTIPGPSTESSVVESKDRKANAHLILKLMCDSVVLRPHLRELLSAKDARGMTPFMLAVSGRAYPAAITVLEAAQKMAKVGDPGIAEKEDADSVFMEMICPSGTNPDDSPLYVLCCNDTCSFTWTGAEHINQDIFECRTCGLLESLCCCTECARVCHKGHDCKLKRTSPTAYCDCWEKCKCKTLIAGQKAARLDLLYRLLTTTNLVTTPNSRGEHILLFLVQTVARQSVEHCQYRPPRIREDRNRKAANAEDSDMPDHDLEPPRFAQLALERVLQDWNALKSMIMFGSQENKDPLSASSRIAHLLPEEQVYLNQQSGTIRLDCFTHCLIVKCAPDITFIDTLLGTLVKELQNKYTPGRREEAVNVTRRFLRSVARVFVILSVEMASSKKKNNFIPQPIGKCRRVFQALLPYAVEELCNVAESLIVPVRMGIARPTAPFTLASTSIDAVQGSEELFSVEPLPPRPSPDQSSSSSQTAASYIIRNPQPRRSSQSQPVRGRDEEQDDIVSADVEEVEVVEGVAGEEDHHDDQEEQGEENAEAEGQHDEHDEDGSDMELDLLAAAETESDSESNHSNQDNASGRRSVVTAATAGSEAGASSVPAFFSEDDSQSNDSSDSDSSSSQSDDVDQETFLLDEPLERTTSASHANSAAQAPRSMQWAVRNTPSQRATGSAPTSSSTPAASSTGLIYIDPTNLRRSSAISSSAAAAAAALEASNSSSYLTSASSLARAYSIVIRQISDLMSLIPKYNHLVYSQYPAAVKLTYQDAVNLQNYVEEKLIPTWNWMVSIMDSTEAQLRYGSALSSAGDPGHPSHPLHASQHSARRERMTAREEASLRTLEGRRRAATLLTARQGMMSARGDFLNYALSLMRSHNDEHSDVLPVLDVCSLKHVAYVFQALIYWIKAMNQQTTLDTPQMDRKRNREILELGLDNEDSEHENDEDTNQSSTLQDKDEDPVPAETGQNHPFFRRSDSMTFLGCIPPNPFDVPLAEAIPLADQPHLLQPNARKEDLFGRPSQGLYSSSYMATKGLAEASMDRNCLEVNMGSSLPSPSQILPTKMSYSANLKNVMSMETGQRSTGNQSLAEQELEASKPGPSPHDLAAQLKSSLLAEIGLTESDGPPLPSFRPHCSFMGMMISHDMLLGRWRLSLELFGRVFMEDVGAEPGSILTELGGFEVKESKFRREMEKLRNLQSRDLALEVDRDRDQLIQQTMRQLNTHFGRRCTTTPMAVHRVKVTFKDEPGEGSGVARSFYTAIALALLSNDKLPNLDCVQSVSKGMQASSTCHHDYNSNLMQRLRNRDRERERRSGGLRAGSRRDRDRDSRRQLSIDTRPFRPSSEGNPSDEPDPLPAHRQALGERLYPRVHAMQPAFASKITGMLLELSPAQLLLLLASEDSLRARVEEAMELLIAHGRENGADSILDLGLLEAPEKAQQQENRKRHGSTRSVVDMELDDPDDGDDNAPLFYQPGKRGFYSPRPGKNTEARLNCFRNIGRILGLCLLQNELCPITLNRHVIKVLLGRKVNWHDFAFFDPVMYESLRQLIRHSQAGEADAVFAAMDLAFAIDLCKEEGAGQVELLSGGVNMPVTPLNVYEYVRKYAEHRMLVVAEQPLHAMRKGLLDVLPKNALEDLTAEDFRLLVNGCGEVNVQMLISFTSFNDESGENAEKLLQFKRWFWSIVEKMSMTERQDLVYFWTSSPSLPASEEGFQPMPSITIRPPDDQHLPTANTCISRLYVPLYSSKQILKQKLLLAIKTKNFGFV; encoded by the exons ATGACATCTATACACTTCGTGGTTCACCCGCTGCCCGGGACCGAGGATCAGCTCAATGACAG GCTCCGTGAAGTTTCAGAGAAACTCAACAAATACAGCTACAACAG TCATCCACACCttagtctgctggagcaggcCACCTTAAAACAATGTGTTGTCGGTCCAAACCATGCTGGATTTCTCCTTGAG GATGGGCGCGTGTGTCGAATCAGCTTTGCTGTCCAGCCTGATCGCCTGGAGCTCAGCAAACCGGATGGCAGCGATGG TTCAAAGTTGAGCAGTGGTTCAGGGACAGGAAGGAGCTCCAGGCCAGGCAGGACTAGTGATCCGCCCTGGTTCCTGTCTGGCTCTGACACACTTGGCAGACTGGCAGGCAACACCCTTGG GAGTCGCTGGAGCTCTGGCGTTAACGGaggcagtggaggaggtgggagtggaggaggagcagggggaggtggagcaggaggtggcagcagtggaggaggtggaagtggaggtggaggcggTGGTGGAGGCACGTCGGGCAGGTCGTCAACAGCAGCTCGTGATTCCCGTCGACAGACCAGGGTGATCCGTACAGGAAGGGACCGTGGCTCAGGACTTCTAGGAAGCCAGCCTCAGCCTGTCATACCAGCTTCTGTCATCCCTGAAGAGCTCATTACTCAG GCCCAAGTAGTCCTTCAGGGGAAGTCCAGGAGTGTGATAATTAGGGAACTCCAGAGGACCAACCTGGATGTCAACCTCGCCGTCAACAACCTGCTGAGCCGGGACGATGAagatggagatgatggagatGACACAGCCAGCGAGTCCTACCTCCCAGGAG AGGACCTGATGTCCCTGTTGGATGCAGACATTCACTCAGCTCATCCCAGCGTGATTATTGATGCTGATGCCATGTTCTCTGAGGACATCAGCTACTTTGGCTACCCCTCTTTTAGACGTTCATCGCTGTCACGCCTTGGATCCTCCAGAG TTCTCCTTCTTCCCTTAGAGCGCGACTCAGAGCTGTTGCGTGAGCGTGAGTCTGTATTGAGGTTACGTGAGCGCCGGTGGCTGGATGGGGCCTCGTTCGACACAGAGCGAGGCTCCACCAGCCGTGAGGGCGAGCCCAGCTTGGACAAGAAGAGCATCCCGGTCCAGAGCCCTGTCTCCTTGGGAGAGGAGCTCCAGTGGTGGCCTGACAAG GATGGTGTGAAGTTTGTGAGCATCGGAGCCATGTTCTCAGAGCTGGTTGCAGTCAGCTCCAAGGGAGAGCTTTATCAGTGGAAGTGGAGTGAACCTGAACCCTACAGGAATGCACAG AATCCTTCCGTTCATCACCCACGTGTGTCCTTCCTGGGCCTGGCCAATGAGAAGATCACCTTATTGTCTGCCAATAGCATCAGAGCCACTGTAGCTACAGAGACCAACAAG GTGGCCACCTGGGTGGACGACACACTGAGCACAGTAGCCTCTAAGCTGGAGCACAGTGCTCAGGCTTTCCCTGAGCTGCAGGGGGAACGTATGGTGTCACTGCACTGCTGTGCTCTCTACACGTGTGCACAGCTTGAGAATAGCCTCTACTGGTG GGGTGTTGTGCCTTTTAGTCAACGGAAGAAGATGCTTGAAAAGGCCAGAGCCAAGAACAAAAAGCCAAAGTCCAGCGCTGGCATCTCCTCGATACCCAACATCACCGTGGGAACACAG GTGTGCTTGAGGAATAACCCCCTCTACCATGCCGGTGCAGTGGCCTTTTCTGTCAGTGCTGGGATTCCCAAAGTGGGTGTCCTGTTGGAGTCTGTCTGGAATATGAATGACAGTTGCAGGTTCCAGCTACGCTCACCAGAGAGCCTCAAGAACATGGAGAAGACCACTAAGACCCAAGAAATCAA GACGGAAAGCAAGCCGGAGCTGGTGAAGACTGAGATGGGTCCTCCTCCATCCCCAGCATCTACCTGCAGTGATACCTCTTCCATTGCTAGCAGTGCCTCACTGCCCTACA AGCGAAGGCGTTCTACTCCGGCTcccaaagaggaagagaaggtgAATGAGGAACAGTGGCCCCTCAGGGAGGTGGTGTTTGTGGAGgatgttaaaaatgtccctGTGGGAAAG GTGCTTAAAGTGGATGGTGCGTATGTTGCTGTGAAGTTTCCAGGGACATCAAGCAGCATGAGCAACCAGAGCACTGCTGCTCCCACTGATTCAGACCCATCATCACTGTTACAGGACTGTAGGCTCCTCAGAATAGATGAGTTGCAG GTGGTCAAAACTGGTGGGACTCCTAAAGTTCCTGATTGTTTTCAGCGCACACCTAAAAAGCTCTGTATCCCAGAAAAGGCAGAGATTCTTGCAGTAAATGTTGACTCCAAAG GAGTCCACGCAGTTCTGAAAACTGGTAACTGGGTAAGGTACTGTATCTTTGACCTGGCCACAGGCAAAGCTGAACAGGAGAATAACTTCCCCACTAGCAACCTGGCCTTCCTAGGGCAGAGTGAGCGCAATGTTGCCATCTTCACTGCAGGACAG GAATCTCCCATCATCCTCCGAGATGGAAATGGCACAATCTACCCCATGGCCAAAGACTGCATGGGTGGAATACGAGATCCGGATTGGTTGGACCTGCCACCTATTAACAGCCTGGGGATGGGGGTGCACTCTCTGGCCAACCTCCCATCTAACTCCACAATTAAAAAGAAAGctgctattattattatggcTGTCGAG AAACAGACGCTGATGCAGCATGTCCTGCGTTGTGACTATGAGGCGTGTCGGCAGTACTTGGTGAACCTTGAGCAGGCTTTCCTCTTGGATCAGGGCAGTCAGGCCCTTGGAGCACTTCTCGATCATCGCTGTGATGGAAATCGCAACATCCTCCATGCcgctgtctctgtctgcttcccTGTCAGTAACAAGGAGACCAAAGAGGAAGAAG AAGCTGAAAGGTCTGAGAGAAACACATTTGCAGAACGTCTCTCTGCTGTGGAGGCAATTGCCAATGCCATCTCTGTGGTTTCAAGCAACAGTTCTGGGAACAGGACTGGCTCCTCCAGTAGCAGAGG CCTTCGTCTGAGGGAGATGATGCGGAGATCTCTAAGAGCAGCAGGCCTCGGCCGTCATGAGTCTGGCCCTTCATCAAGTGACCACCAGGACCCTGTGTCACCACCCATTGCCCCACCAAGTTGGGTCCCTGACCCCCCACCAATGGACCCTG ATGGTGACATAGACTTCATTCTAGCACCAGCTGTGGGTTCACTCACCACTGCCTCCACTGGGACCAGCCAGGGACCAAGCACCTCTACCATACCAG GGCCATCCACTGAGTCATCTGTGGTTGAATCTAAAGACAGGAAGGCCAACGCCCACCTCATCCTAAAGCTGATGTGTGACAGTGTTGTTCTGAGGCCACACCTACGGGAGCTGCTCTCTGCCAA GGATGCCCGTGGAATGACCCCATTCATGCTGGCAGTCAGTGGGCGAGCCTACCCGGCAGCTATCACTGTGCTGGAGGCTGCTCAGAAAATGGCAAAGG TGGGTGATCCAGGCATTGCCGAGAAGGAGGATGCAGATTCTGTGTTCATGGAAATGATTTGCCCCTCGGGGACCAACCCAGACGATTCGCCCCTCTATGTCCTCTGCTGCAACGACACCTGCAGTTTCACTTGGACTGGAGCTGAGCACATTAACCAG GATATCTTTGAGTGTCGTACCTGTGGTCTGCTCgagtccctctgctgctgcactgaatGCGCAAGGGTGTGTCACAAAGGACATGACTGCAA GCTGAAGAGGACCTCCCCCACAGCATACTGTGACTGTTGGGAGAAATGCAAGTGTAAAACGCTGATCGCCGGCCAGAAGGCTGCTCGCCTGGATCTGCTGTACAGGTTACTCACAACCACTAACCTGGTCACAACACCAAACAGCAG GGGAGAGCATATATTACTGTTCCTGGTGCAGACTGTTGCAAGGCAGAGTGTTGAGCACTGTCAGTACAGACCACCACGTATCAGAGAAGACAGGAACCGCAAGGCTGCTAATGCAGAAG ACTCTGATATGCCAGACCATGACCTGGAACCTCCCCGCTTTGCTCAGCTGGCTCTGGAGAGGGTCCTGCAGGACTGGAATGCCCTCAAGTCTATGATCATGTTTGGTTCTCAAGAGAATAAAGACCC ACTTAGTGCCAGCAGCAGAATTGCCCATCTCCTGCCTGAAGAGCAGGTCTACTTGAATCAGCAGAGTGGCACCATTCGCCTTGACTGTTTCACCCACTGCCTCATTGTCAAGTGTGCTCCTGACATCACT TTCATAGACACCTTACTGGGTACTCTAGTAAAGGAGCTGCAGAACAAATACACTCCTGGCCGGAGAGAGGAGGCGGTCAATGTCACCAGGAGGTTCCTACGCTCTGTAGCCCGGGTGTTCGTCATCCTCAGCGTGGAGATGGCCTCATCCaagaagaaaaa CAACTTCATCCCCCAGCCGATTGGGAAATGTCGGCGAGTTTTCCAAGCTCTGCTACCATATGCTGTGGAGGAGCTGTGTAACGTTGCAGAGTCACTGATCGTTCCAGTGCGAATGGGCATAGCAAGACCTACTGCTCCATTCACTTTGGCCAGCACCAGTATTGATGCTGTTCAGGGCAGTGAAGAGCTCTTCTCTGTTGAGCCACTGCCTCCGAGACCCTCACCAGACCAGTCCAGCAG ttCCAGCCAGACAGCTGCCTCTTATATCATCAGGAACCCCCAGCCTCGGCGCAGCAGCCAGTCTCAGCCTGTCAGAGGAAGAGACGAGGAGCAGGATGACATCGTATCAGCAGATGTGGAAGAG GTTGAAGTTGTAGAGGGAGTAGCAGGTGAGGAAGACCATCATGACGACCAAGAGGAACAGGGAGAGGAAAATGCTGAGGCAGAAGGGCAGCATGATGAGCACGATGAGGatg GAAGTGACATGGAGCTGGAcctgctggctgcagctgaAACTGAGAGCGACAGTGAAAGTAACCACAGCAATCAGGATAATGCTAGTGGCCGCAGGAGCGTCGTGACAGCAGCCACCGCTGGCTCTGAAGCAG GTGCCAGCAGTGTCCCTGCCTTCTTTTCAGAGGACGACTCCCAGTCCAATGACTCCAGTGACtccgacagcagcagcagtcagagcGACGATGTTGACCAGGAGACATTCCTTTTGGATGAGCCCCTGGAAAGGACGACCAGCGCCTCCCATGCCAACAGTGCAGCCCAGGCTCCTCGCTCCATGCAGTGGGCTGTTAGAAACACCCCCAGCCAGAGGGCCACAGGAAGTGCTCCCACCAGCTCCTCAACACCAGCTG CAAGCTCCACAGGCCTGATATATATTGACCCTACCAACCTGCGTCGCTCCAGCGCTATCAGctccagtgctgctgctgcggcggcAGCTCTCGAGGCCAGCAACTCCAGCAGCTATCTTACATCTGCCAGCAGCCTGGCCAGGGCCTACAGCATTGTCATCAGGCAGATCTCAGACCTCATGAGTCTGATTCCCAAGTACAACCATCTAGTCTACTCACAGTACCCTGCTGCTGTTAAGCTCACCTACCAGGATGCAGTTAACTTGCAG AACTATGTTGAAGAAAAGCTGATTCCCACCTGGAACTGGATGGTGTCCATCATGGATTCCACAGAGGCTCAGTTGCGATATGGCTCAGCCCTGTCATCTGCTGGAGACCCGGGTCACCCCAGTCACCCGCTCCACGCCTCTCAGCACTCTGCTCGGAGGGAACGCATGACAGCACGTGAGGAGGCCAGCCTCCGCACTCTGGAAGGAcgcag gAGAGCAGCTACCCTGCTGACAGCTCGTCAGGGCATGATGTCGGCACGGGGCGACTTCCTGAACTACGCCTTATCACTGATGCGCTCCCACAATGATGAGCACTCTGATGTGCTTCCTGTGCTGGACGTGTGCTCACTGAAACACGTGGCATATGTTTTCCAGGCTCTTATCTACTGGATTAAGGCCATGAACCAGCAGACCACTTTGGATACCCCACAGATGGACAGAAAGAG GAATCGCGAGATTTTGGAACTTGGTTTGGACAATGAGGATTCTGAACATGAGAACGATGAGGACACCAATCAGA GTTCAACGCTGCAGGACAAGGATGAGGACCCAGTTCCAGCTGAAACGGGTCAGAACCATCCTTTCTTCCGGCGCTCTGACTCCATGACCTTCCTGGGCTGCATCCCACCCAACCCCTTTGATGTCCCCCTGGCTGAGGCCATTCCACTGGCAGACCAGCCCCACCTCCTGCAG CCTAATGCCAGGAAGGAGGATCTGTTTGGTCGTCCCTCTCAGGGTTTGTACTCCTCCTCCTACATGGCAACCAAAGGCCTGGCTGAGGCAAGCATGGACAGGAACTGCCTGGAGGTAAACATGGGCTCCTCTCTACCCTCCCCCTCTCAG ATCCTGCCCACTAAGATGTCTTACTCAGCCAATCTGAAGAATGTGATGAGTATGGAAACTGGCCAGAGGAGCACTGGGAATCAGTCACTTGCAGAGCAGGAGCTGGAGGCTTCAAAACCAGGCCCTTCACCCCATGACCTCGCTGCCCAGCTGAAGAGCAGCCTTCTTGCCGAGATTGGCCTCACTGAGAGCGATGGACCTCCTCTGCCATCATTCAG acctcactgtagTTTCATGGGGATGATGATTTCACATGACATGCTACTAGGCCGCTGGCGTCTGTCACTGGAGCTCTTTGGTCGTGTCTTCATGGAGGATGTTGGAGCTGAACCTGGATCG ATCCTCACGGAGTTGGGTGGTTTTGAAGTAAAGGAATCCAAGTTCCGTCGGGAGATGGAGAAGCTGAGGAATCTGCAGTCCCGTGACCTGGCCCTGGAGGTGGATCGGGACCGAGACCAGCTAATACAGCAGACCATGCGTCAGCTAAACACGCACTTTGGCAGGCGTTGCACGACCACACCCATGGCCGTGCACCGGGTGAAGGTCACCTTCAAAGATGAGCCGGGCGAAGGCAGCGGCGTGGCCCGCAGCTTCTACACAGCCATCGCCCTGGCCCTCCTCTCCAACGATAAGCTGCCCAACCTGGACTGTGTTCAGAGTGTCAGCAAGGGCATGCAGGCCAGCAGTACGTGTCATCACGATTACAATTCAA ATCTAATGCAGCGCTTGAGAAACAGAGATCGGGAAAGAGAGAGGCGAAGTGGAGGGCTTCGAGCAGGATCTCGGAGAGATCGAGACAG AGACTCAAGGAGGCAGCTGTCCATAGATACCAGGCCTTTTAGGCCTTCATCAGAGGGAAACCCCAGTGATGAGCCCGACCCCCTGCCTGCACACAGACAAGCCCTGGGTGAAAGGCTCTACCCACGTGTTCACGCAATGCAACCG GCGTTTGCCAGTAAAATCACAGGCATGTTGCTGGAGCTGTCCCCtgcccagctgctgctgttgctggcTAGTGAGGATTCTCTCCGAGCCAGGGTAGAGGAGGCCATGGAGCTTCTCATCGCACATGGAAG GGAAAATGGTGCTGACAGCATATTGGATCTGGGTCTCCTGGAGGCTCCAGAGAAAGCACAA CAGCAGGAGAACCGTAAGCGTCATGGCTCAACACGCAGTGTGGTTGACATGGAGCTGGACGACCCAGATGACGGTGACGACAACGCTCCTCTCTTCTACCAGCCTGGCAAACGAGGCTTCTACTCCCCTCGACCTGGCAAGAATACAGAGGCCAGACTGAACTGCTTCCGTAACATTGGCAG GATACTGGGGTTATGTCTGCTTCAGAATGAACTCTGTCCAATCACATTGAACAGACATGTCATCAAAGTGCTGCTTGGGAGGAAG GTGAACTGGCATGATTTTGCCTTCTTTGACCCGGTCATGTATGAGAGCCTGCGGCAGCTGATCCGCCATTCTCAGGCTGGTGAAGCAGATGCAGTATTTGCTGCGATGGATCTGGCCTTCGCCATTGACCTCTGTAAAGAGGAAGGGGCTGGACAG GTGGAGCTTCTGTCTGGTGGGGTCAACATGCCAGTAACTCCCCTCAACGTGTACGAGTATGTGAGGAAGTATGCAGAGCACAGAATGCTGGTGGTGGCTGAGCAGCCTCTTCAT GCAATGAGGAAGGGTTTGCTAGATGTACTCCCTAAGAACGCCCTGGAGGACTTGACGGCTGAGGACTTCAGGCTGCTGGTCAACGGCTGTGGAGAAGTCAACGTCCAGATGCTCATTAGCTTCACATCTTTCAATGATGAATCTG